The following proteins are encoded in a genomic region of Danio rerio strain Tuebingen ecotype United States chromosome 16, GRCz12tu, whole genome shotgun sequence:
- the rpz3 gene encoding rapunzel 3, whose protein sequence is MSSPLERVVAQKKEAIEAVMEMFEKGAEVLASAVGGLSPLFEAAAPVLKLVLNNVESKEVTYVKDQFLVVRSKLDVLSCQLQDIDSEIRRRRLDTQFFSVEENMRNQFRKYIDILEAKPEYKEVKKRLFLDHFFITGGEKNLCLLYDAVMGNSTFGEPILEVVEQYEARNRRVLEDFCVRLKELLCLGIIALLGYCFLTQGEEAEQEKIQEWSTKIQEIETKMKETIEKCVQSFPEQAELDIKRLLKEKEEANLQETARELLDFLTKKFDWVCWSIRVISNMGKISNLRAGQNFQCVSGQKYLEVSQGNETHLVVSYCSDPQPVPNESIKQMMEGPARKGDAKAVVEMLEKQLAGFLIHAISRHKESFTLSSFPEECHYWEKHKNVNVCVHSE, encoded by the coding sequence ATGTCCAGTCCCCTAGAGCGGGTTGTTGCGCAGAAGAAGGAGGCGATTGAAGCAGTGATGGAAATGTTTGAGAAGGGAGCTGAGGTGTTGGCCAGCGCTGTAGGAGGACTGAGTCCACTTTTTGAAGCTGCAGCTCCCGTCCTCAAACTCGTCCTCAACAACGTTGAAAGCAAGGAGGTCACATATGTCAAAGATCAGTTTCTAGTCGTGAGAAGCAAACTAGACGTCCTCTCATGTCAACTGCAGGACATTGACTCTGAAATAAGGAGGAGACGCCTGGATACTCAGTTCTTCTCTGTGGAGGAAAATATGCGTAATCAGTTTAGAAAATACATTGACATTCTGGAGGCCAAACCGGAGTATAAGGAGGTAAAAAAACGCTTGTTCTTAGATCATTTTTTCATAACAGGTGGTGAAAAGAATCTGTGTTTGCTTTACGATGCTGTGATGGGGAACAGCACATTCGGGGAGCCAATCCTGGAGGTTGTGGAGCAATACGAGGCCAGAAACAGAAGAGTTCTGGAAGATTTCTGTGTGCGGCTGAAGGAGCTGCTCTGTCTGGGAATAATCGCTCTGCTGGGATATTGTTTCCTCACTCAGGGAGAAGAAGCGGAGCAGGAGAAGATCCAAGAGTGGAGCACCAAGATCCAGGAGATCGAGACCAAAATGAAGGAAACCATTGAGAAATGTGTGCAATCATtcccagagcaagctgaactagACATCAAGAGGCTCCTGAAGGAAAAGGAGGAAGCAAACCTTCAGGAAACAGCCAGAGAACTGCTGGACTTCCTGACGAAGAAGTTCGACTGGGTCTGCTGGTCCATCAGAGTCATCAGCAACATGGGCAAAATTAGCAACTTGAGAGCCGGACAAAACTTTCAGTGCGTGTCCGGACAGAAATATTTGGAAGTTTCTCAAGGAAACGAAACACACCTGGTGGTCTCGTACTGCAGTGACCCTCAGCCGGTGCCCAATGAGAGCATCAAACAGATGATGGAGGGTCCTGCCAGGAAAGGAGACGCTAAAGCTGTGGTGGAGATGCTGGAGAAGCAGTTAGCAGGGTTTCTGATTCACGCCATCAGTCGACACAAGGAGAGCTTCACTCTGTCCAGCTTTCCAGAAGAGTGTCACTACTGGGAGAAACATAAGAACGTCAATGTGTGCGTGCATTCAGAGTAG